One genomic window of Pagrus major chromosome 22, Pma_NU_1.0 includes the following:
- the LOC141017966 gene encoding histone deacetylase 2 isoform X1 — MAYTTAGGTKKKVCYYYDGDIGNYYYGQGHPMKPHRIRMTHNLLLNYGLYRKMEIYRPHKATAEEMTRYHSDDYIKFLRSIRPDNMSEFSKQMQRFNVGEDCPVFDGLFEFCQLSAGGSAAGSVKLNRQQTDIAVNWAGGLHHAKKSEASGFCYVNDIVLAILELLKYHQRVLYIDIDIHHGDGVEEAFYTTDRVMTVSFHKYGEYFPGTGDLRDIGAGKGKYYAVNFPLRDGIDDESYEQIFKPVMAKVMEMYQPSAVVLQCGADSLSGDRLGCFNLTIHGHAKCVEYMKSFNLPLLMLGGGGYTIRNVARCWTYETAVALDTDIPDELPYNDYFEYFGPDFKLHISPSNMTNQNTQEYMDKIKQRLFENLRMLPHAPGVQMQAIPEDALPDDTVDEDTEDPDKRLSIRATDKRITCDEEFSDSEDEGEGGRKNVHIHKKGAKRPRVDEDHKEGEEKKTVRRLSRPAVPELFFSSTHESTVMSLLKDPTLH; from the exons ATGGCTTATACGACTGCGGGTGGGACAAAGAAGAAAGTCTGCTACTACTATGACG GTGACATAGGAAATTATTACTATGGACAAGGGCACCCCATGAAACCACATCGTATCCGGATGACTCACAACCTGCTTCTCAATTATGGGCTGTACAGGAAAATGGAGATCTAC AGACCACACAAAGCCACAGCGGAGGAGATGACCAGATATCACAGTGATGACTACATCAAGTTCCTCCGGTCCATACGACCAGACAACATGTCAGAGTTCAGCAAGCAGATGCAGCGCT TCAACGTTGGAGAGGACTGTCCCGTGTTCGATGGATTGTTTGAGTTCTGCCAACTGTCTGCTGGTGGCTCTGCTG CTGGTTCAGTGAAGTTAAACCGGCAGCAGACTGACATTGCAGTGAACTGGGCTGGAGGACTTCACCATGCTAAAAAGTCTGAAGCCTCTGGATTCTGCTATGTTAATGACATCGTGCTGGCCATCTTGGAGCTACTCAA GTACCACCAGAGGGTGCTGTACATTGATATAGACATCCACCATGGGGACGGTGTGGAGGAGGCCTTCTACACCACAGACAGAGTCATGACTGTGTCCTTCCATAAATACGGAGAGTACTTCCCTGGAACTGGAGACCTAAGG GATATTGGAGCTGGAAAAGGCAAATATTATGCTGTTAACTTCCCCCTACGTGATGGCATCGATGATGAGTCATATGAACAAATCTTCAAgcct GTGATGGCAAAGGTGATGGAGATGTACCAGCCCAGTGCAGTGGTTCTTCAGTGCGGTGCAGACTCTCTGTCAGGAGATCGCCTTGGCTGCTTTAATCTCACCATCCATG GCCATGCCAAGTGTGTGGAGTACATGAAGTCCTTCAATCTCCCGCTGCTCATGCTGGGCGGAGGCGGATACACCATCCGTAACGTGGCCCGCTGCTGGACCTATGAGACAGCCGTCGCTCTGGACACAGACATCCCCGATG AGCTGCCATACAATGACTACTTTGAGTACTTTGGGCCTGATTTCAAGCTACACATCAGCCCCTCCAACATGACCAACCAGAACACGCAGGAGTACATGGACAAGATCAA GCAGCGACTGTTTGAAAACCTACGGATGCTGCCTCATGCTCCCGGAGTGCAGATGCAGGCCATCCCGGAGGATGCACTCCCAGACGACACTGTCGATGAGGACACGGAGGATCCTGACAAACGCTTGTCCA TCCGTGCCACAGATAAGAGGATAACCTGTGATGAAGAGTTCTCCGATTCTGAGGATgagggggagggaggcaggAAAAACGTTCACATTCACAAGAAGGGAGCAAAAAGGCCCAGGGTAGACGAAGACCataaggaaggagaggagaagaaaactG TACGAAGACTGAGCAGACCAGCAGTGCCTGAATTGTTCTTCTCCTCCACACATGAATCGACAGTGATGTCCCTTCTCAAGGATCCCACTCTTCACTGA
- the LOC141017966 gene encoding histone deacetylase 2 isoform X2: protein MAYTTAGGTKKKVCYYYDGDIGNYYYGQGHPMKPHRIRMTHNLLLNYGLYRKMEIYRPHKATAEEMTRYHSDDYIKFLRSIRPDNMSEFSKQMQRFNVGEDCPVFDGLFEFCQLSAGGSAAGSVKLNRQQTDIAVNWAGGLHHAKKSEASGFCYVNDIVLAILELLKYHQRVLYIDIDIHHGDGVEEAFYTTDRVMTVSFHKYGEYFPGTGDLRDIGAGKGKYYAVNFPLRDGIDDESYEQIFKPVMAKVMEMYQPSAVVLQCGADSLSGDRLGCFNLTIHGHAKCVEYMKSFNLPLLMLGGGGYTIRNVARCWTYETAVALDTDIPDELPYNDYFEYFGPDFKLHISPSNMTNQNTQEYMDKIKQRLFENLRMLPHAPGVQMQAIPEDALPDDTVDEDTEDPDKRLSIRATDKRITCDEEFSDSEDEGEGGRKNVHIHKKGAKRPRVDEDHKEGEEKKTDIKEEEKTKDSSAEKIDSKSTKTEQTSSA, encoded by the exons ATGGCTTATACGACTGCGGGTGGGACAAAGAAGAAAGTCTGCTACTACTATGACG GTGACATAGGAAATTATTACTATGGACAAGGGCACCCCATGAAACCACATCGTATCCGGATGACTCACAACCTGCTTCTCAATTATGGGCTGTACAGGAAAATGGAGATCTAC AGACCACACAAAGCCACAGCGGAGGAGATGACCAGATATCACAGTGATGACTACATCAAGTTCCTCCGGTCCATACGACCAGACAACATGTCAGAGTTCAGCAAGCAGATGCAGCGCT TCAACGTTGGAGAGGACTGTCCCGTGTTCGATGGATTGTTTGAGTTCTGCCAACTGTCTGCTGGTGGCTCTGCTG CTGGTTCAGTGAAGTTAAACCGGCAGCAGACTGACATTGCAGTGAACTGGGCTGGAGGACTTCACCATGCTAAAAAGTCTGAAGCCTCTGGATTCTGCTATGTTAATGACATCGTGCTGGCCATCTTGGAGCTACTCAA GTACCACCAGAGGGTGCTGTACATTGATATAGACATCCACCATGGGGACGGTGTGGAGGAGGCCTTCTACACCACAGACAGAGTCATGACTGTGTCCTTCCATAAATACGGAGAGTACTTCCCTGGAACTGGAGACCTAAGG GATATTGGAGCTGGAAAAGGCAAATATTATGCTGTTAACTTCCCCCTACGTGATGGCATCGATGATGAGTCATATGAACAAATCTTCAAgcct GTGATGGCAAAGGTGATGGAGATGTACCAGCCCAGTGCAGTGGTTCTTCAGTGCGGTGCAGACTCTCTGTCAGGAGATCGCCTTGGCTGCTTTAATCTCACCATCCATG GCCATGCCAAGTGTGTGGAGTACATGAAGTCCTTCAATCTCCCGCTGCTCATGCTGGGCGGAGGCGGATACACCATCCGTAACGTGGCCCGCTGCTGGACCTATGAGACAGCCGTCGCTCTGGACACAGACATCCCCGATG AGCTGCCATACAATGACTACTTTGAGTACTTTGGGCCTGATTTCAAGCTACACATCAGCCCCTCCAACATGACCAACCAGAACACGCAGGAGTACATGGACAAGATCAA GCAGCGACTGTTTGAAAACCTACGGATGCTGCCTCATGCTCCCGGAGTGCAGATGCAGGCCATCCCGGAGGATGCACTCCCAGACGACACTGTCGATGAGGACACGGAGGATCCTGACAAACGCTTGTCCA TCCGTGCCACAGATAAGAGGATAACCTGTGATGAAGAGTTCTCCGATTCTGAGGATgagggggagggaggcaggAAAAACGTTCACATTCACAAGAAGGGAGCAAAAAGGCCCAGGGTAGACGAAGACCataaggaaggagaggagaagaaaactG AcataaaagaggaagagaaaacaaaggacAGCAGTGCAGAGAAGATAGACTCTAAAAG TACGAAGACTGAGCAGACCAGCAGTGCCTGA
- the LOC141017966 gene encoding histone deacetylase 2 isoform X3 has protein sequence MAYTTAGGTKKKVCYYYDGDIGNYYYGQGHPMKPHRIRMTHNLLLNYGLYRKMEIYRPHKATAEEMTRYHSDDYIKFLRSIRPDNMSEFSKQMQRFNVGEDCPVFDGLFEFCQLSAGGSAAGSVKLNRQQTDIAVNWAGGLHHAKKSEASGFCYVNDIVLAILELLKYHQRVLYIDIDIHHGDGVEEAFYTTDRVMTVSFHKYGEYFPGTGDLRDIGAGKGKYYAVNFPLRDGIDDESYEQIFKPVMAKVMEMYQPSAVVLQCGADSLSGDRLGCFNLTIHGHAKCVEYMKSFNLPLLMLGGGGYTIRNVARCWTYETAVALDTDIPDELPYNDYFEYFGPDFKLHISPSNMTNQNTQEYMDKIKQRLFENLRMLPHAPGVQMQAIPEDALPDDTVDEDTEDPDKRLSNIKEEEKTKDSSAEKIDSKSTKTEQTSSA, from the exons ATGGCTTATACGACTGCGGGTGGGACAAAGAAGAAAGTCTGCTACTACTATGACG GTGACATAGGAAATTATTACTATGGACAAGGGCACCCCATGAAACCACATCGTATCCGGATGACTCACAACCTGCTTCTCAATTATGGGCTGTACAGGAAAATGGAGATCTAC AGACCACACAAAGCCACAGCGGAGGAGATGACCAGATATCACAGTGATGACTACATCAAGTTCCTCCGGTCCATACGACCAGACAACATGTCAGAGTTCAGCAAGCAGATGCAGCGCT TCAACGTTGGAGAGGACTGTCCCGTGTTCGATGGATTGTTTGAGTTCTGCCAACTGTCTGCTGGTGGCTCTGCTG CTGGTTCAGTGAAGTTAAACCGGCAGCAGACTGACATTGCAGTGAACTGGGCTGGAGGACTTCACCATGCTAAAAAGTCTGAAGCCTCTGGATTCTGCTATGTTAATGACATCGTGCTGGCCATCTTGGAGCTACTCAA GTACCACCAGAGGGTGCTGTACATTGATATAGACATCCACCATGGGGACGGTGTGGAGGAGGCCTTCTACACCACAGACAGAGTCATGACTGTGTCCTTCCATAAATACGGAGAGTACTTCCCTGGAACTGGAGACCTAAGG GATATTGGAGCTGGAAAAGGCAAATATTATGCTGTTAACTTCCCCCTACGTGATGGCATCGATGATGAGTCATATGAACAAATCTTCAAgcct GTGATGGCAAAGGTGATGGAGATGTACCAGCCCAGTGCAGTGGTTCTTCAGTGCGGTGCAGACTCTCTGTCAGGAGATCGCCTTGGCTGCTTTAATCTCACCATCCATG GCCATGCCAAGTGTGTGGAGTACATGAAGTCCTTCAATCTCCCGCTGCTCATGCTGGGCGGAGGCGGATACACCATCCGTAACGTGGCCCGCTGCTGGACCTATGAGACAGCCGTCGCTCTGGACACAGACATCCCCGATG AGCTGCCATACAATGACTACTTTGAGTACTTTGGGCCTGATTTCAAGCTACACATCAGCCCCTCCAACATGACCAACCAGAACACGCAGGAGTACATGGACAAGATCAA GCAGCGACTGTTTGAAAACCTACGGATGCTGCCTCATGCTCCCGGAGTGCAGATGCAGGCCATCCCGGAGGATGCACTCCCAGACGACACTGTCGATGAGGACACGGAGGATCCTGACAAACGCTTGTCCA AcataaaagaggaagagaaaacaaaggacAGCAGTGCAGAGAAGATAGACTCTAAAAG TACGAAGACTGAGCAGACCAGCAGTGCCTGA